The following DNA comes from Methanothermobacter tenebrarum.
TCTACTCCTCAAAGAGGGCATACCCATAATCCCAACCTTCGCAGGATTAGTTGAAATAAAAGATCATACGCCAAGAAGGTTTACAGAACTCATAGCATATAAAAAGACTTCAATGATGCCACTTGAAGCCTTCACAGCAAGGGAGATGACATCAGTCCTCAATGTGATAAAACATGGCGAAGGGATGATACCCGCCAACTTCCGCCTCGTACCAGAAACAGGCCGCAAAAAAGCCCTAAGAATATTGTATAAACTCCAAAAGATGAACATCGGGGGAGTCCTCAAGATAGGCGAAGCCGGGGAAAACATCCTAGGCATACCAGTAGATGATGGAATGGTCGGAATAGCGATCATAGGAGGTATAACACCCCTCTGCGCAGCCCAAGAGGCAGGCTATAATATTAGTATTAAAATGGCCGAGACCCTACTAGAATTTAACAAACTAGATTTAGTTACACGCCCCAGAAAATTGTTAAAAAAGCCAAAAAAGCCCAGTAAAGAAAAGATTAAAATCCTATTAACCAAGGCATGGAATCTAATACAAAAAGTAGATTTTGACCCTGATACAATAAGAGGAAAAGTTATAACTAACATTTCAATTTTAAAAAAAGAAGACCTTGACAGGGCCCTTACAATTATCCGAAGGGTGTGCGAGGAAAAACCAGAATACTTAACATCACCCTATTTTAGGATCATGGAATTAGAAGGGGACAAAGTAGGCATAGCTACTATATGTAGTTTAACAGTTGATGGAGTTCTCATAAACAGTGGCATAATGTCAACACCCACCTATAGTGGATTACTCGAGATAAAAGATGGCATGCGAAGGTTTGTTGAACTTACAGCATATAGTGGATCATCAGTCGAACCCCATGAAATATACATTTCAAAGGGCATGACAAAAGTATATGACCCTCACAGCGAATCTGATAGGATACTGGCAAGTTTGAGGGAGATACCTTATATTGCAAGGGAAAAAACCCTAAAGGTGACGGAGAAACTCAAAGAAGCTGGATTCAACATTTTCAAGGTTGGTAAAACAAACGAGATCCTCTATAATGCCAAGGTTGGAAGATATAAAGTGGGCATCGTCACACCAGGCGGTTTAAACCCCATTGCAGCGATAAAGGAAAATGGAGTGGATGTGAAAGTTAAAGCCATTGAATCACTCATGGATATAGATAACTTTTTTACCATCAAAGAAGATAGAGAAATAAGGTGATAATATATGGAAACCGAAAAAAGATGTGCAACATGTGAAGAACTCTGCCGTTACATAAAAGAGGAAGTAAAACCTGGAGACATTGTAAGATTGTC
Coding sequences within:
- a CDS encoding DUF128 domain-containing protein, with protein sequence MVSNVSRETDKKMMEILRILSEHEEILGAKAIAKELKKKGYNLGERAVRYHMRILDEKGFTKRIGYSGRKITKKGLKEIEKGLVYDQVDFIFSKFEEMIHNTSFNPNTGKGKVVVNTSTIPPGAFPIIKKAFKEGLCVSPHARLEKIDGNYKIMTVCGTTIDGLLLKEGIPIIPTFAGLVEIKDHTPRRFTELIAYKKTSMMPLEAFTAREMTSVLNVIKHGEGMIPANFRLVPETGRKKALRILYKLQKMNIGGVLKIGEAGENILGIPVDDGMVGIAIIGGITPLCAAQEAGYNISIKMAETLLEFNKLDLVTRPRKLLKKPKKPSKEKIKILLTKAWNLIQKVDFDPDTIRGKVITNISILKKEDLDRALTIIRRVCEEKPEYLTSPYFRIMELEGDKVGIATICSLTVDGVLINSGIMSTPTYSGLLEIKDGMRRFVELTAYSGSSVEPHEIYISKGMTKVYDPHSESDRILASLREIPYIAREKTLKVTEKLKEAGFNIFKVGKTNEILYNAKVGRYKVGIVTPGGLNPIAAIKENGVDVKVKAIESLMDIDNFFTIKEDREIR